The Malus domestica chromosome 13, GDT2T_hap1 genome includes a window with the following:
- the LOC103402673 gene encoding glycosyltransferase BC10-like, with translation MKGPNPNPSNFFSKLFNVQLHLLNLLFYFLVFGGGLTLGMVLSFYMKDFSFSLQLAQFSFFSTSTSASNPHNLMPNVKAVEPNTSHRPPHVGLKEYLKPPEVFHDMDEVELLWRASMSPRISEYPFPRVPKVAFLFLVKGPVLLAPLWEKFFKGHKGLYSIYVHSNPSYNGSHPESPVFHGRRIPSQEVEWGNVNMIEAERRLLANALLDISNQRFILLSESCIPLHNFSTVYNYLVRSNETFVGVYDDPSSVGRGRYNSHMYPQISLSQWRKGSQWFEIDRSLAIEVVSDKKYFPVFQTYCRGSCYADEHYLPTYVNINFAQKNSNRSLTWVDWSRGGPHPAKFTRTDVTVKALNSLRNRTACIYNGRVSNVCFLFARKFGPGTLDRLLRFAPKLMRFNR, from the exons ATGAAGGGACCAAATCCAAACCCTTCAAACTTCTTCTCAAAGCTCTTCAATGTCCAGCTCCACCTCCTCAATCTCCTCTTCTACTTCCTCGTCTTCGGCGGCGGCCTGACCCTCGGAATGGTGCTCAGCTTCTACATGAAAGACTTCTCCTTCAGTCTGCAATTAGCACagttctccttcttctcaacCTCAACATCTGCATCCAATCCGCACAACCTAATGCCGAACGTTAAAGCAGTTGAACCCAACACGAGTCACCGTCCTCCTCACGTAGGATTGAAGGAATATCTAAAGCCGCCGGAGGTTTTCCACGACATGGACGAAGTGGAGTTGCTGTGGAGAGCTTCGATGAGTCCTCGGATTTCCGAGTATCCGTTTCCCCGTGTTCCCAAGGTTGCTTTCTTGTTCTTGGTAAAGGGTCCTGTTCTTTTGGCCCCGTTGTGGGAGAAGTTCTTCAAAGGACATAAAGGATTGTACTCGATTTACGTGCATTCGAATCCATCTTACAATGGATCGCACCCGGAAAGTCCAGTTTTTCATGGCAGAAGAATTCCTAGCCAG GAAGTAGAATGGGGAAATGTGAACATGATTGAGGCCGAGCGCCGCCTATTGGCGAATGCTCTTCTCGACATCTCAAACCAACGGTTCATTCTGCTCTCAGAGTCATGCATTCCCCTCCACAACTTCTCCACTGTCTACAATTACCTCGTCCGCTCcaatgaaacttttgtgggaGTCTATGATGATCCAAGCTCGGTCGGGCGTGGCAGGTACAATTCTCACATGTATCCACAAATCTCGTTGAGTCAATGGCGAAAAGGGTCACAATGGTTTGAAATTGACAGAAGCCTTGCCATTGAAGTTGTCTCGGATAAAAAATACTTCCCGGTGTTCCAAACTTACTGCAGGGGCTCATGCTACGCAGATGAGCATTACTTGCCAACATATGTGAACATAAATTTTGCACAGAAGAATTCAAATAGGAGTTTGACCTGGGTTGACTGGTCGAGGGGCGGCCCACATCCAGCCAAGTTTACTAGAACGGATGTGACGGTTAAGGCTTTGAATAGCTTGAGGAATCGGACTGCATGTATATATAATGGAAGAGTTTCCAATGTTTGTTTCTTGTTTGCTAGAAAGTTTGGGCCTGGTACACTGGATAGACTGCTGAGGTTTGCGCCAAAGCTCATGCGATTCAACAGATAG
- the LOC103414401 gene encoding uncharacterized protein isoform X2 yields the protein MAAHHKLAVILENPQNDAEFLLVKQTRPPKFDCDEYDSYVDSDLWDLPSSQLNLVEGLSKPSIAVAGAEPWSGKIDLAKFDFESALNQVLEQVGSKAADGGDWRLSKYVEEAQFGPGPPINSVFIRGKLVASEQNLQESCKWMSVPSCLSWLLEVKPSSDRVGPLIVAGLLNESEKSREMNIPSTLPYQEYPPGVVLVPMGSRTGKPFYTTNLIVFAPKNASNEFVEDDFIACGDALIVDPGCRSEFHEELAQIVTSLPRKLVVFVTHHHRDHVDGLSVIQRCNPDATLLAHENTMRRIGKDDWSLGFTAISGTEEICIGGQRLIAVFSPGHTDGHMALLHASTHSLIVGDHCVGQGSAVLDVTGGGNMTDYFQSTYKFMELSPHALVPIHGRVNLWPKHMLCGYLKKGLSWHHIRCIPTEESYLSGTAEQEKVLS from the exons ATGGCAGCGCACCACAAGCTAGCTGTGATTCTCGAGAATCCTCAAAACGACGCCGAATTCCTCCTCGTGAAACAGACGCGACCGCCGAAGTTCGACTGCGATGAGTACGACTCGTACGTCGATTCTGATCTCTGGGACTTGCCATCCTCCCAATTGAACCTTGTAGAAGGACTATCGAAGCCCTCGATTGCAGTGGCAGGCGCAGAACCGTGGTCGGGGAAGATCGATTTGGCAAAATTCGACTTCGAGTCGGCTCTCAACCAG GTTCTGGAACAAGTAGGGTCTAAGGCGGCTGACGGTGGAGATTGGAGGTTGTCCAAGTACGTGGAGGAAGCTCAGTTCGGACCCGGGCCGCCAATCAATTCGGTGTTTATTAGGGGAAAATTGGTAGCTTCGGAGCAAAATTTACAAG AATCGTGTAAATGGATGTCTGTCCCGAGTTGTCTAAGCTGGCTTCTTGAAGTGAAACCAAGCAGTGATCGTGTGGGGCCGTTGATAGTTGCCGGTCTTCTAAATGAATCTGAGAAATCGAGAGAGATGAACATTCCATCCACCTTACCTTACCAG GAGTACCCTCCTGGTGTTGTGCTTGTACCTATGGGAAGCAGGACAGGAAAACCTTTTTATACAACAAATCTGATTGTTTTTGCACCCAAAAATGCTTCAAATGAATTTGTAGAGGATGATTTTATTGCTTGTGGAGATGCATTGATAGTGGACCCTGGATGCCGGTCTGAATTTCATGAAGAG CTCGCACAAATTGTAACTTCATTGCCAAGAAAGTTAGTTGTCTTTGTTACTCATCACCATCGCGATCATGTAGATG GTCTTTCAGTTATTCAGCGTTGCAATCCTGATGCTACTTTATTAGCACATGAAAATACCATGCGACGCATTGGAAAAG ATGACTGGTCTCTTGGCTTCACTGCAATTTCTGGAACTGAAGAGATTTGCATTGGTGGTCAGCGATTGATTGCCGTTTTTTCTCCG GGGCATACAGATGGGCATATGGCACTGCTCCATGCTAGTACTCACTCATTGATTGTTGGCGATCATTGTGTGGG TCAAGGTAGTGCTGTACTGGATGTTACTGGTGGGGGAAATATGACT GATTATTTTCAATCAACTTACAAATTCATGGAGCTTTCCCCACATGCCTTGGTCCCCATTCATGGGAGAGTTAACCTATGGCCAAAGCACATGCTTTGTGGATATCTCAA AAAAGGATTATCATGGCACCATATTAGATGTATTCCGACAGAGGAGTCTTACCTTTCAGGAACCGCAGAGCAAGAGAAAGTTCTGTCTTGA
- the LOC103414401 gene encoding uncharacterized protein isoform X1, translating to MAAHHKLAVILENPQNDAEFLLVKQTRPPKFDCDEYDSYVDSDLWDLPSSQLNLVEGLSKPSIAVAGAEPWSGKIDLAKFDFESALNQVLEQVGSKAADGGDWRLSKYVEEAQFGPGPPINSVFIRGKLVASEQNLQESCKWMSVPSCLSWLLEVKPSSDRVGPLIVAGLLNESEKSREMNIPSTLPYQEYPPGVVLVPMGSRTGKPFYTTNLIVFAPKNASNEFVEDDFIACGDALIVDPGCRSEFHEELAQIVTSLPRKLVVFVTHHHRDHVDGLSVIQRCNPDATLLAHENTMRRIGKDDWSLGFTAISGTEEICIGGQRLIAVFSPGHTDGHMALLHASTHSLIVGDHCVGQGSAVLDVTGGGNMTDYFQSTYKFMELSPHALVPIHGRVNLWPKHMLCGYLKNRRARESSVLKAIENGAETLFDIVSTVYSEIDRSIWIHCASNVRLHVDHLAQQDKLPKGFSLETFHSSLAAFFTKVGNYEPK from the exons ATGGCAGCGCACCACAAGCTAGCTGTGATTCTCGAGAATCCTCAAAACGACGCCGAATTCCTCCTCGTGAAACAGACGCGACCGCCGAAGTTCGACTGCGATGAGTACGACTCGTACGTCGATTCTGATCTCTGGGACTTGCCATCCTCCCAATTGAACCTTGTAGAAGGACTATCGAAGCCCTCGATTGCAGTGGCAGGCGCAGAACCGTGGTCGGGGAAGATCGATTTGGCAAAATTCGACTTCGAGTCGGCTCTCAACCAG GTTCTGGAACAAGTAGGGTCTAAGGCGGCTGACGGTGGAGATTGGAGGTTGTCCAAGTACGTGGAGGAAGCTCAGTTCGGACCCGGGCCGCCAATCAATTCGGTGTTTATTAGGGGAAAATTGGTAGCTTCGGAGCAAAATTTACAAG AATCGTGTAAATGGATGTCTGTCCCGAGTTGTCTAAGCTGGCTTCTTGAAGTGAAACCAAGCAGTGATCGTGTGGGGCCGTTGATAGTTGCCGGTCTTCTAAATGAATCTGAGAAATCGAGAGAGATGAACATTCCATCCACCTTACCTTACCAG GAGTACCCTCCTGGTGTTGTGCTTGTACCTATGGGAAGCAGGACAGGAAAACCTTTTTATACAACAAATCTGATTGTTTTTGCACCCAAAAATGCTTCAAATGAATTTGTAGAGGATGATTTTATTGCTTGTGGAGATGCATTGATAGTGGACCCTGGATGCCGGTCTGAATTTCATGAAGAG CTCGCACAAATTGTAACTTCATTGCCAAGAAAGTTAGTTGTCTTTGTTACTCATCACCATCGCGATCATGTAGATG GTCTTTCAGTTATTCAGCGTTGCAATCCTGATGCTACTTTATTAGCACATGAAAATACCATGCGACGCATTGGAAAAG ATGACTGGTCTCTTGGCTTCACTGCAATTTCTGGAACTGAAGAGATTTGCATTGGTGGTCAGCGATTGATTGCCGTTTTTTCTCCG GGGCATACAGATGGGCATATGGCACTGCTCCATGCTAGTACTCACTCATTGATTGTTGGCGATCATTGTGTGGG TCAAGGTAGTGCTGTACTGGATGTTACTGGTGGGGGAAATATGACT GATTATTTTCAATCAACTTACAAATTCATGGAGCTTTCCCCACATGCCTTGGTCCCCATTCATGGGAGAGTTAACCTATGGCCAAAGCACATGCTTTGTGGATATCTCAA GAACCGCAGAGCAAGAGAAAGTTCTGTCTTGAAAGCGATAGAAAATGGAGCAGAAACATTGTTTGACATAGTTTCCACTGTATATTCGGAGATTGATCGTAGCATTTGGATTCATTGTGCATCTAATGTGAGGCTTCATGTGGATCATCTTGCCCAGCAAGATAAGTTACCAAAG GGATTCTCTTTAGAAACTTTCCATAGCAGTTTGGCTGCATTCTTTACCAAGGTGGGAAATTATGAGCCCAAGTGA